A single region of the Labeo rohita strain BAU-BD-2019 unplaced genomic scaffold, IGBB_LRoh.1.0 scaffold_2338, whole genome shotgun sequence genome encodes:
- the LOC127159605 gene encoding complement C3-like encodes MTAFVLIALQEGKGICAGQISSLDSSIYKAIVYLRSRLHGLTNPYAVAMASYALANGNALDKQVLLKKASADGSHWPVPGSSSFTLEASAYALLALVKVQDFQSAAPIVNWLNNQRQYSGGYGTTQATIMVFQAVAEYRIQVKDIKQLDLEMTIRVEGSQQPVVWKFNKENSHLTQTEK; translated from the exons ATGACAGCTTTTGTGCTCATTGCCCTGCAGGAGGGGAAGGGAATTTGTGCCGGTCAAATCTCA AGTCTTGACAGCAGCATATATAAAGCCATTGTGTATCTCAGATCTCGTTTACATGGTCTGACGAATCCTTACGCAGTGGCTATGGCATCTTATGCTCTTGCCAATGGAAATGCACTTGATAAACAGGTCCTGTTGAAAAAAGCCTCTGCAG ATGGAAGTCACTGGCCTGTCCCTGGAAGCAGTAGCTTTACTTTAGAGGCTTCAGCCTATGCGCTTCTGGCTCTCGTAAAAGTTCAAGACTTCCAGAGTGCAGCTCCCATTGTAAACTGGCTCAACAACCAGAGGCAATACAGTGGAGGATATGGCACGACTCAG GCCACCATCATGGTGTTCCAGGCTGTAGCTGAATACAGGATTCAAGTGAAAGACATAAAGCAGTTAGACCTGGAGATGACCATTCGAGTGGAAGGCAGCCAGCAACCAGTTGTGTGGAAGTTCAACAAAGAAAACTCTCATCTCACACAAACAGAAAAG